One Actinopolymorpha sp. NPDC004070 DNA segment encodes these proteins:
- a CDS encoding glycoside hydrolase family 6 protein, translating into MGLRDILRDIPDQARRRDLGSRLRWRLRPVIAPFEPGRRTRRMVGAGAILAVAAVTAMLIGPTNELSSNGPTWPMSPHPTTDNPVSRTNGFYVDRRGQPTAWVRDNPRDPRRALIAEGIAQRPVARWFLGGWDDATSAREYAASAARAHRLPVLVAYNIPHRDCGGYSAGGASDSAAYRSWIDGLATGIGSRPAVVILEPDALAGQTCLPAALQRQYDQLIAYAVDRFRAVSPGTWVYVDAGHVAWVSPEVMAERLRQAHVANARGFALNVSNYRSTDANVDYGHAIADALGEKGISSRFLVDTSRNGRPSEDVQWCNPPGQRVGLAPRLGGADGLDMQVWARPPGESDGQCGVGATLRAGEFSPTLAYSLLTETDPPGWRPGLALGLRRGADLWAVLRTS; encoded by the coding sequence ATGGGCCTTCGGGACATCCTGCGCGACATTCCGGACCAGGCGCGGCGGCGTGACCTGGGATCTCGGCTGAGGTGGAGGCTGCGGCCGGTGATCGCGCCGTTCGAGCCTGGCCGGCGCACCCGGCGCATGGTGGGCGCGGGCGCGATCCTGGCGGTGGCCGCGGTCACCGCGATGCTGATCGGCCCGACGAACGAACTGTCCTCGAACGGTCCCACCTGGCCGATGTCCCCGCATCCCACGACGGACAACCCGGTCTCGCGTACCAACGGCTTCTACGTCGACCGGCGCGGCCAGCCCACCGCCTGGGTCCGTGACAACCCCCGCGACCCGCGGCGGGCCCTGATCGCGGAGGGGATCGCGCAGCGGCCGGTCGCCAGGTGGTTCCTGGGCGGCTGGGACGACGCCACCTCGGCGCGGGAGTACGCCGCGAGCGCCGCGCGGGCACACCGGCTGCCAGTCCTGGTGGCGTACAACATCCCGCACCGCGACTGCGGCGGCTACAGCGCGGGCGGCGCGTCCGACTCCGCGGCCTACCGGTCCTGGATCGACGGGCTGGCCACGGGGATCGGCTCCCGCCCCGCCGTGGTGATTCTCGAACCCGACGCGCTGGCCGGGCAGACCTGCCTGCCCGCGGCGTTGCAGCGCCAGTACGACCAACTGATCGCGTACGCCGTGGACCGGTTCCGCGCCGTCTCACCCGGTACGTGGGTGTACGTCGACGCCGGGCACGTCGCCTGGGTGTCGCCCGAAGTGATGGCGGAGCGGCTGCGCCAGGCCCACGTGGCGAACGCGCGTGGCTTCGCCCTGAACGTCTCCAACTACCGGTCGACGGACGCGAACGTCGACTACGGCCACGCGATCGCCGACGCGCTCGGTGAGAAGGGGATCTCGTCGCGGTTCCTCGTCGACACCAGCCGCAACGGCCGGCCGAGCGAGGACGTGCAGTGGTGCAACCCGCCTGGTCAGCGGGTCGGGCTGGCACCACGTCTCGGCGGCGCGGACGGGCTGGACATGCAGGTGTGGGCGCGGCCGCCCGGTGAGTCCGACGGGCAGTGCGGCGTCGGCGCCACCTTGCGGGCGGGCGAGTTCAGCCCCACCCTCGCGTACTCCCTGCTCACCGAGACCGACCCGCCCGGCTGGCGGCCCGGCCTGGCGCTGGGCCTTCGCCGCGGCGCCGACCTGTGGGCCGTCCTCCGTACCAGCTGA
- a CDS encoding rhodanese-like domain-containing protein: MTTPVRPTPEHPWPEHPSPERAAPVRRTIDDVLARARARLTRLSPEQAYDRVRSGAVLVDIRPSEQRAREGQVEGAVPGALVVERNVLEWRFDPASDARLPQATGYDVEVLVLCSEGYTSSLAAAALQDLGLHLATDVEGGFVAWAAAGLPTRSD; the protein is encoded by the coding sequence GTGACCACGCCCGTAAGGCCGACGCCGGAGCATCCCTGGCCGGAGCACCCCTCGCCCGAACGGGCCGCGCCCGTACGCCGCACGATCGACGATGTCCTCGCGCGGGCACGCGCCCGGCTCACCCGCCTCAGCCCGGAGCAGGCGTACGACCGGGTGCGGTCTGGCGCGGTGCTGGTCGACATCCGCCCCAGCGAGCAGCGGGCCCGGGAGGGGCAGGTCGAGGGTGCGGTGCCGGGTGCGCTGGTGGTCGAACGCAACGTCCTGGAGTGGCGGTTCGACCCGGCCAGCGACGCCCGGCTGCCGCAGGCGACGGGGTACGACGTCGAGGTCCTCGTCCTGTGCTCGGAGGGCTACACGTCCAGCCTCGCGGCGGCCGCGCTGCAGGACCTCGGCCTGCACCTCGCGACCGACGTCGAGGGTGGCTTCGTCGCCTGGGCCGCCGCCGGCCTGCCCACCCGATCGGACTGA
- a CDS encoding aminotransferase class V-fold PLP-dependent enzyme has protein sequence MSLLSAVAVRAERRTPDITPDIPLPSRADRVTSGADRFAAAPQVGAAPLLPVVGADLPVPLVTGETTAYANLDYAASAPCLSEVAAHLAQVAPYYASVHRGAGYASRVSTARYEHARAQVAAFVGARADDVVVFTRNTTDALNLLARCVPGRTEDGGEGDAGDVLFLDIEHHANLLPWRRGRHRCVVAGTTQRATLVALRAELAARPATLVAITGASNVTGEVLPLDAIVAAAHQAGARVVLDAAQLAPHRRIDLAAGGVDYVAFSGHKLYAPLGVGVLVGRRDWLDAAPAYLPGGGAVREVTLTGTIWADAPQRHEGGTPNVLGAAALGQACETLAALPDGALAAHEEALRARLVARLDALPGVLRHRIWRDSPDAIGVVAFSVDGYHPGLVAAYLSAEHGIGVRDGKFCAHPLLSRLGAPDGTLRASFGVGTTLVDVDRLADAVEGLLVAGPRWEYAVVDGRWEPVHDTRPVPEWAGAATVGAPSLGGFAGTGGTSPCEQEARP, from the coding sequence GTGAGTCTTCTGAGTGCCGTGGCGGTCCGGGCCGAACGCCGTACGCCCGACATCACCCCCGACATCCCGCTCCCGTCCCGGGCCGACCGGGTGACGTCCGGCGCCGATCGTTTCGCCGCGGCACCCCAGGTGGGTGCCGCCCCGCTGCTGCCCGTGGTGGGCGCTGACCTCCCGGTCCCGCTGGTCACCGGCGAGACCACGGCGTACGCCAACCTCGACTACGCCGCGAGCGCGCCGTGCCTGTCCGAGGTGGCCGCGCACCTGGCGCAGGTGGCGCCCTACTACGCGAGCGTGCACCGGGGCGCGGGGTACGCGTCGCGGGTCAGCACCGCGCGCTACGAACATGCTCGTGCCCAGGTCGCGGCGTTCGTGGGAGCACGCGCCGACGACGTGGTCGTGTTCACCCGCAACACCACCGACGCGCTGAACCTGCTGGCCAGGTGCGTGCCCGGCCGCACCGAGGACGGCGGGGAGGGCGACGCCGGCGACGTGCTCTTCCTCGACATCGAGCACCACGCCAACCTGCTGCCGTGGCGGCGGGGCCGGCACCGGTGCGTGGTCGCCGGTACGACCCAGCGGGCCACGCTGGTCGCCCTGCGCGCAGAACTCGCCGCCCGGCCGGCCACGCTGGTCGCGATCACCGGCGCGTCCAACGTCACCGGCGAGGTGCTTCCCCTGGACGCGATCGTCGCCGCGGCCCACCAGGCCGGCGCCCGGGTCGTCCTGGACGCCGCCCAGCTCGCGCCCCACCGGCGGATCGACCTGGCCGCCGGCGGCGTCGACTACGTGGCGTTCTCCGGGCACAAGCTCTACGCGCCGCTGGGCGTAGGTGTCCTGGTCGGGCGCCGCGACTGGCTGGACGCGGCCCCGGCGTACCTCCCCGGCGGCGGCGCCGTCCGCGAGGTGACTCTCACCGGCACCATCTGGGCGGACGCCCCGCAGCGCCACGAGGGCGGCACCCCCAACGTGCTAGGCGCGGCGGCACTGGGCCAGGCCTGCGAGACCCTGGCCGCACTGCCCGACGGCGCGCTGGCCGCGCACGAGGAGGCGCTGCGGGCCCGGCTGGTCGCTCGGCTGGACGCCCTGCCCGGCGTACTCCGGCACCGGATCTGGCGGGACAGCCCGGACGCGATCGGCGTGGTGGCGTTCAGCGTGGACGGCTACCACCCCGGGCTCGTCGCGGCGTACCTGTCCGCCGAGCACGGCATCGGCGTCCGTGACGGGAAGTTCTGCGCGCACCCGCTGCTGTCGCGGCTGGGCGCGCCCGACGGGACGCTGCGGGCGAGCTTCGGCGTCGGCACCACGCTGGTCGACGTCGACCGGCTCGCCGACGCGGTGGAGGGCCTGCTGGTGGCCGGGCCGCGGTGGGAGTACGCCGTGGTCGACGGGCGCTGGGAGCCGGTCCACGACACCCGCCCGGTGCCGGAGTGGGCCGGCGCGGCGACCGTCGGCGCCCCCTCCCTGGGCGGGTTCGCGGGTACCGGCGGCACGTCGCCGTGCGAGCAGGAGGCCCGGCCGTGA
- a CDS encoding NAD(P)-binding protein, with protein sequence MTHHTVRADHTDHTVRADHPGKAGPADLTVIGGGLGGLVAAIAAAEQGARVQLLEAHRTLGGRARSTSMPYVTNDGPHALYSDGPHWSWLVERGLATPARPAPLGATFRLRFRQEGRLRTLPSRDVLAAAAHRRLRAPVDQDFTSWASGRFGDRAAPALAAATGVTVYDHNPGRLSAAYVWERFQRLVRPGRPAARYVVGGWQAMVDRLAARARELGVVIETCARVDAVPTRRPVIVATSLPAARRLLGDPALTWESGRAVLLDLGLRQHRGDPFIVFDLDEAGFVERVTVPDPSLAPAGHSLVQAQLPLRLGESKAAGIARLERTLDLSLPGWRDRVTWRRDAVASGRTGAVDLPGTSWLDRPAIDRGDGVFLVGDQVAAPGMLGEVTMASARKAAELAVAQLRPGINSPRSNATATAAARSFTPSLP encoded by the coding sequence ATGACGCACCACACCGTCCGTGCCGACCACACCGACCACACCGTCCGTGCCGACCATCCCGGAAAGGCCGGACCTGCCGACCTCACCGTGATCGGCGGCGGACTGGGTGGGCTGGTGGCCGCGATCGCGGCGGCCGAGCAGGGCGCCCGGGTCCAGCTCCTGGAGGCGCACCGCACGCTGGGCGGCCGAGCGCGGTCGACGAGCATGCCGTACGTCACGAACGACGGCCCGCACGCGCTCTACAGCGACGGCCCGCACTGGTCGTGGCTGGTCGAACGCGGCCTGGCCACCCCCGCCAGGCCGGCGCCGCTGGGGGCGACGTTCCGGCTGCGGTTCCGCCAGGAAGGCCGGCTGCGCACCCTGCCGTCCCGGGACGTCCTCGCCGCCGCGGCCCACCGGCGCCTGCGGGCACCCGTCGACCAGGACTTCACCAGCTGGGCGAGCGGCCGGTTCGGTGACCGGGCCGCGCCCGCGCTGGCCGCCGCCACTGGCGTGACGGTGTACGACCACAACCCGGGGAGGCTGTCCGCGGCGTACGTCTGGGAACGGTTCCAGCGGCTCGTCCGGCCCGGACGACCGGCCGCCCGCTACGTCGTCGGTGGTTGGCAGGCCATGGTCGACCGGCTGGCCGCGCGGGCCCGCGAGCTCGGCGTCGTGATCGAGACCTGCGCCCGGGTCGACGCCGTACCGACGCGGAGACCGGTGATCGTGGCCACCTCGCTGCCCGCGGCCCGGCGACTACTCGGCGATCCCGCGCTGACCTGGGAGAGCGGCCGGGCGGTGCTGCTCGACCTGGGCCTGCGTCAGCACCGCGGCGACCCGTTCATCGTGTTCGACCTGGACGAGGCGGGGTTCGTCGAGCGCGTGACCGTTCCCGATCCGTCCCTCGCACCCGCGGGACACTCGCTGGTCCAGGCCCAGCTGCCGCTGCGGCTGGGCGAGTCGAAGGCGGCGGGGATTGCCCGGCTGGAGAGGACGCTCGACCTGTCCCTGCCCGGCTGGCGGGACCGCGTGACGTGGCGGCGCGACGCGGTGGCGTCCGGGCGTACGGGCGCGGTGGACCTGCCCGGGACGAGCTGGCTGGACCGGCCGGCGATCGACCGCGGCGACGGCGTCTTCCTCGTCGGTGACCAGGTGGCCGCGCCGGGCATGCTCGGCGAGGTGACGATGGCCAGCGCGAGAAAGGCCGCCGAACTCGCCGTTGCTCAGCTGCGACCGGGCATCAACAGTCCACGGTCGAACGCGACCGCCACCGCCGCGGCCCGGTCGTTCACACCGAGCTTGCCGTAG
- a CDS encoding LLM class flavin-dependent oxidoreductase, whose amino-acid sequence MPDYGRDLAFGYFLVPNAADPLLDTARELERAGFDCVGVQDHPYQRRYVETWTLLAMIAARTERIRVFPDVANLALRPPAVLAKAAASLDVLSGGRCELGLGSGAFWDAIEAYGGTRRTPGEAITGLGEAIEVIRLLWSGQRDLRYEGRFHRLAGATAGPVPAHPIGIWLGVHGPRALALTGRSADGWLPSLRDGDVGALVEGAARIDEAALAAGRRPADVRRILNVAGTLTAGRSEGLLRGPAGQWVDELTDLAVGLGFDTFVLGADDADQWRRFAAEVIPAVRDQVAAERA is encoded by the coding sequence ATGCCCGACTACGGGCGGGATCTGGCGTTCGGGTACTTCCTGGTGCCGAACGCCGCCGACCCGCTGTTGGACACCGCCCGGGAGCTGGAGCGGGCTGGTTTCGACTGCGTGGGCGTCCAGGACCACCCGTACCAGCGCCGCTACGTCGAGACGTGGACGCTGCTGGCGATGATCGCCGCCCGCACCGAGCGGATCCGGGTCTTTCCCGACGTGGCCAACCTCGCCCTGCGCCCGCCGGCCGTGCTCGCCAAGGCCGCCGCGAGCCTGGACGTGCTCAGCGGCGGGCGGTGCGAGCTCGGCCTGGGCAGCGGCGCGTTCTGGGACGCGATCGAGGCGTACGGCGGCACCCGGCGCACGCCCGGCGAGGCGATCACCGGTCTCGGCGAGGCGATCGAGGTGATCCGGCTGCTGTGGAGCGGGCAGCGCGACCTGCGGTACGAGGGCCGCTTCCATCGGCTCGCCGGGGCGACCGCCGGCCCGGTGCCCGCGCATCCGATCGGCATCTGGCTGGGTGTCCACGGCCCGCGTGCACTCGCGCTGACCGGACGATCCGCCGACGGATGGCTGCCCTCCCTCCGCGACGGCGACGTCGGTGCGCTGGTCGAGGGGGCGGCCCGGATCGACGAGGCCGCGCTGGCAGCGGGCCGCCGTCCGGCCGACGTACGCCGGATTCTCAACGTCGCCGGAACGCTCACCGCCGGCCGGTCCGAGGGACTCCTGCGCGGTCCCGCCGGCCAGTGGGTGGACGAGCTGACCGACCTCGCCGTGGGCCTCGGGTTCGACACGTTCGTGCTGGGGGCGGACGACGCGGACCAGTGGCGGCGGTTCGCCGCCGAGGTGATCCCCGCCGTCCGCGACCAGGTCGCCGCCGAACGCGCCTGA
- a CDS encoding cysteine dioxygenase family protein codes for MSATSLNFSDTSASSTSVPFTGGRTAGGRFGVDVPSVASAAALVRRVAADPRLWQDQLRFGHGDERWYARLDVDPDHEVWLIAWLPGQGTGLHDHGEALGAFTVVRGALTETTVTPADAPPTGRISPGTVVRPTRRHFGAGQVRGFGYEHVHDVANTGDVPAVSVHAYAPELTAMTRYAVVDRRLTVLSSERVGVDW; via the coding sequence ATGTCCGCGACATCCCTGAACTTCAGCGACACCTCCGCCTCCTCCACCTCCGTCCCCTTCACCGGCGGCCGCACCGCGGGCGGGCGGTTCGGCGTCGACGTGCCGAGCGTTGCCTCCGCGGCCGCGCTGGTACGCCGGGTCGCCGCCGACCCGCGACTGTGGCAGGACCAGCTGCGCTTCGGTCACGGCGACGAACGCTGGTACGCCCGCCTCGACGTCGATCCGGACCACGAGGTGTGGCTGATCGCCTGGCTGCCGGGACAGGGCACCGGGCTGCACGACCACGGCGAGGCCCTCGGCGCGTTCACCGTCGTGCGCGGTGCGCTGACCGAGACCACCGTCACCCCGGCCGACGCGCCGCCCACCGGCCGGATCAGTCCCGGCACCGTGGTACGCCCCACCCGCCGGCACTTCGGCGCGGGTCAGGTCCGCGGCTTCGGGTACGAACACGTCCATGACGTCGCCAACACCGGCGACGTCCCCGCGGTCAGCGTCCACGCGTACGCGCCCGAACTCACTGCCATGACGAGGTACGCCGTGGTGGACCGGCGGCTGACCGTGCTGTCCTCAGAACGCGTAGGAGTCGACTGGTGA
- a CDS encoding glutathione peroxidase translates to MSIYDTPVRTLAGAPGSLGDLAGRALLVVNVASKCGLTPQYTGLERLHEQYADRGFSVVGFPCNQFGGQEPGTAEEIQEFCSTTYGVTFPMYEKIEVNGPDRHPIYDELTAVPDAEGEAGDIQWNFEKFVISPDGKIVARFRPGTDPDDPKLVETIEQNLPK, encoded by the coding sequence GTGAGCATCTACGACACCCCTGTACGAACGCTGGCCGGTGCACCCGGATCCCTGGGCGACCTGGCCGGGCGCGCCCTGCTGGTCGTCAACGTCGCGTCCAAGTGCGGCCTGACTCCGCAGTACACCGGCCTGGAGAGGCTGCACGAGCAGTACGCCGACCGCGGGTTCTCGGTTGTCGGTTTCCCGTGCAACCAGTTCGGCGGGCAGGAGCCGGGCACGGCCGAGGAGATCCAGGAGTTCTGCTCGACGACGTATGGCGTGACGTTCCCGATGTACGAGAAGATCGAGGTCAACGGGCCCGACCGGCACCCGATCTACGACGAGCTGACCGCCGTGCCCGACGCCGAGGGCGAGGCCGGCGACATCCAGTGGAACTTCGAGAAGTTCGTGATCTCGCCGGACGGCAAGATCGTCGCGCGGTTCCGCCCCGGGACCGACCCGGACGACCCCAAGCTGGTGGAGACGATCGAGCAGAACCTGCCGAAGTAA
- a CDS encoding RNA polymerase sigma-70 factor has product MTMAHDPESPGGVEEPQAEGADALDSGDAGDPGDPGIPADPTAVFDEHRDLLFGVAYRVLGRAVDAEDVVQDAWLRWREVDHASVRDPRAYLVRVVTHLAVDRLRSAQHRRETYVGPWLPEPILTAPDIADDVALADSVSFGMLVVLETLSPLERAVFVLREAFGFSHAEIAQTLGRSEEAVRQLARRARQHVESRRPRFETDRGTQRDATERFLAAANSGDLAGLMNLLAPDVALHSDGGGVAKAALRVIEGADKVARFLTGIAQKPPPEPRAYLASVNGRLALVVTSRGEPHSVFSLDVVDGLVTTIHLQVNPDKLHGLHDIAAVGDPVGLS; this is encoded by the coding sequence ATGACCATGGCGCACGATCCGGAGAGCCCTGGTGGGGTCGAGGAGCCGCAGGCGGAGGGCGCGGACGCACTCGACTCCGGCGACGCCGGAGATCCCGGCGACCCCGGCATCCCCGCTGACCCGACGGCGGTCTTCGACGAACACCGGGACCTGCTGTTCGGCGTCGCCTACCGCGTCCTCGGCCGCGCGGTCGACGCCGAGGACGTCGTCCAGGACGCCTGGCTGCGCTGGCGCGAGGTGGACCACGCGAGCGTGCGGGATCCCCGCGCGTACCTCGTCCGGGTGGTGACCCACCTCGCCGTCGACCGGCTGCGCAGCGCCCAGCACCGGCGCGAGACGTACGTCGGGCCGTGGCTGCCCGAGCCGATCCTCACCGCGCCCGACATCGCCGACGACGTGGCGCTGGCCGACTCGGTGTCGTTCGGGATGCTGGTGGTGCTGGAAACCCTGTCCCCGTTGGAACGCGCGGTGTTCGTGCTGCGGGAGGCGTTCGGGTTCTCCCACGCCGAGATCGCCCAGACGCTCGGCCGGTCCGAGGAGGCCGTCCGCCAGCTCGCCCGGCGTGCCCGCCAGCACGTGGAGTCGCGCCGGCCGAGGTTCGAGACTGACCGGGGCACCCAGCGGGACGCGACCGAACGCTTCCTGGCGGCCGCGAACTCCGGCGACCTGGCCGGGCTGATGAACCTCCTCGCCCCCGACGTCGCTCTGCACAGCGACGGCGGCGGCGTGGCCAAGGCGGCCCTGCGCGTCATCGAGGGCGCGGACAAGGTGGCCCGCTTCCTGACCGGCATCGCCCAGAAGCCGCCACCGGAACCGCGCGCCTACCTCGCCTCCGTCAACGGGCGGTTGGCGCTGGTGGTCACCTCGCGCGGAGAGCCACACAGTGTGTTCTCGCTGGACGTCGTGGACGGGCTGGTGACGACCATTCACCTCCAGGTCAACCCGGACAAGCTGCACGGCCTGCACGACATCGCGGCCGTGGGAGACCCGGTCGGCCTCTCTTAG